From Triticum aestivum cultivar Chinese Spring chromosome 4A, IWGSC CS RefSeq v2.1, whole genome shotgun sequence, a single genomic window includes:
- the LOC123088007 gene encoding probable receptor-like protein kinase At5g20050: MGSRKAKVLAVAVASTVLVAAEVALYLCLRLSRPFYLSTAAVLAATVLTLLVMLHCTAGRADRMAARRALDDGEELRAEYSYFRKVAGLPRKFSLHALAAATDDFRCVAGRGASGTVFRGVLDDGTPVAVKRIADDGRAAAGRADKEFRAEVAAIAGAQHVNLARLLGFCLGSPRFLVYEYMDHGSLDRWIFPAPTPADDAAAAARPRGCLPWPRRYQVAVDVAKALAYLHHDCRSKVLHLDVKPENILLDDGFRGVLSDFGLSKLAGKDQSRVVTAVRGTAGYLAPEWLLGAGVTEKSDVYSYGMVLLELVAGRRCVRPEEDGGWSYLPKIAAEMTRAGRVMEVVDRRLSSGVGDAEQAAVRRAVHVALWCAQEKAGARPSMARVLEMLEGRVAGEVEAPPPSDTIMEDLLALGHARARGGGPFRLPSAGPAGRAASSASVLSKYDSFAMSYLSGR; the protein is encoded by the coding sequence ATGGGGAGCAGAAAGGCAAAGGTCCTCGCCGTCGCGGTGGCCAGCACGGTGCTCGTCGCCGCCGAGGTGGCCCTCTACCTCTGCCTGCGTCTGTCGAGGCCCTTCTACCTCTCCACGGCCGCCGTCCTGGCGGCGACGGTCCTGACGCTGCTGGTCATGCTCCACTGCACGGCGGGGCGGGCGGACCGCATGGCAGCGCGGCGggcgctggacgacggcgaggagctgcgggCCGAGTACAGCTACTTCCGCAAGGTGGCCGGGCTGCCGCGCAAGTTCTCGCTGCACGCGCTGGCGGCGGCCACGGACGACTTCCGGTGCGTGGCCGGGCGGGGCGCCTCGGGCAccgtcttccgcggcgtcctcgaCGACGGCACCCCCGTCGCCGTCAAGCGGATCGCCGAcgacggccgcgccgccgccggacgcgCCGACAAGGAGTTCCGGGCGGAGgtggccgccatcgccggcgcgcAGCACGTCAACCTGGCCCGCCTCCTCGGCTTCTGCCTCGGCTCCCCGCGCTTCCTCGTCTACGAGTACATGGACCACGGCTCCCTCGACCGCTGGATCTTccccgcccccacccccgccgatgacgccgccgccgccgcccgcccgcgcggCTGCCTGCCGTGGCCGCGCCGCTACCAGGTCGCCGTCGACGTCGCCAAGGCGCTCGCCTACCTGCACCACGACTGCCGCTCCAAGGTGCTGCACCTGGACGTGAAGCCGGAGAACATCCTCCTCGACGACGGCTTCCGGGGCGTCCTCTCCGACTTCGGCCTCTCCAAGCTGGCCGGCAAGGACCAGAGCCGGGTGGTCACGGCGGTGCGCGGCACCGCGGGCTACCTCGCGCCCGAGTGGCTCCTCGGCGCCGGCGTCACGGAGAAGTCCGACGTCTACAGCTACGGCATGGTGCTGCTGGAGCTGGTCGCCGGCCGCCGCTGCGTGCGGCCGGAGGAGGACGGCGGGTGGTCGTACCTGCCCAAGATCGCCGCCGAGATGACGCGGGCGGGGCGCGTGATGGAGGTCGTGGACCGGAGGCTCTCCTCCGGCGTCGGGGACGCGGAGCAGGCGGCGGTGCGGCGCGCGGTGCACGTGGCGCTGTGGTGCGCGCAGGAGAAGGCCGGGGCGCGGCCGAGCATGGCGCGCGTGCTGGAGATGCTGGAGGGGAGGGTCgccggggaggtggaggcgccgccGCCGTCCGACACAATCATGGAGGACCTTCTGGCGCTCGGCCACGCCCGCGCTCGGGGCGGCGGGCCGTTCCGGCTGCCGTCGGCGGGCCCGGCCGGGAGGGCCGCCTCGTCGGCGTCGGTGCTGAGCAAGTACGACTCGTTCGCCATGTCCTACCTGTCAGGGAGATAG
- the LOC123088009 gene encoding wall-associated receptor kinase 3 isoform X2 gives MQMPAPSAHHHQYGTSASGDFARPEVCPLLPAPAPAPPLQIRVSDATRLPRSRVRLLRHAALGATRPCKHSTIAYGSESSGSIRMARPDCPDKCGNVSIPYPFGTEKGCFQGPFSVTCNASGPYLASTRVRILDINLTMGEIRVLNPRIAWECNYTDGTNSNGSDGLRLDPFHKLSNTKNKLISIGCATLGFIGGMTKGENQISFPIVNSCFSFCTDASSMNGSTECGGMGCCQIPFPGNISSFRTGSRPLTIYDSSTQPFRPCSYTFVAEEDWFKFNHSYIMSTNFATKYTDGVPLVLDWVVGNKSCSEATKMGSQYACQAMNSECIDVSNGPGYRCNCSQGYEGNPYLQGGCQDINECEPPNQSFYPCKGNCRNTDGNYVCLCPSGFRSDDPNSIPCVPADPKKALKVVLGIFFCVVFLMVCIFALRAEYQKRKLAKEKDKFFDQNGGQILYRQIMSKEVDTLKIFTQEDLKKATNNFDKSKELGRGGHGTVYKGILKDDRVVAVKRSKIMNVAETDEFVQEIIILSQTNHRNVVRLLGCCLEVEVPILVYEFIPNGTLFEFIHRSYGSPPPSLDTRLRVAQESAEALAYLHLSMNHPIVHGDVKSMNILLDDNYMAKVTDFGASRMLPKDAAQFMTMVQGTLGYLDPEYLQERQLTEKSDVYSFGVVLLELITGKTAIYNDGPNEGKSLVRSFLLAMKEDSLEDILDPSIVRAGTATLLGEVAALGRMCLGPMGEERPSMTEVADRLKALRSTWREELVLDRAVTENMVVHMPPAAAPMPLDLASSSSGAPSTVPYMSGMGMESLR, from the exons ATGCAGATGCCTGCTCCATCTGCGCACCACCACCAGTACGGAACCTCCGCTTCCGGCGATTTCGCGCGGCCGGAGGTCTGTCCCCTCCTACCGGCGCCGGCGCCAGCGCCGCCACTTCAGATCCGGGTATCTGACGCTACCCGCCTGCCCCGCAGCCGTGTTCGGCTGTTGCGCCATGCTGCGCTCGGCGCTACCAGGCCCTGTAAG CATAGTACTATCGCTTATGGGTCTGAGTCCTCTGGGAGCATCCGCATGGCGCGGCCTGACTGCCCAGACAAGTGTGGTAACGTCAGCATCCCGTACCCGTTCGGCACCGAGAAAGGCTGCTTCCAAGGACCCTTTAGTGTCACATGCAATGCCAGTGGGCCATATCTAGCTTCAACCAGAGTTAGGATACTGGACATCAATCTTACCATGGGTGAGATTCGTGTTCTGAACCCACGTATAGCATGGGAATGCAACTACACAGACGGCACCAATAGCAACGGTTCGGATGGGTTAAGACTTGATccttttcataagctttccaacaccaAGAACAAGTTGATATCGATCGGTTGTGCTACACTTGGATTTATCGGAGGAATGACCAAGGGCGAGAACCAGATTTCGTTCCCCATTGTTAACTCATGCTTTTCATTCTGCACTGACGCAAGTAGCATGAATGGTAGCACAGAGTGCGGTGGCATGGGTTGCTGCCAAATCCCCTTTCCAGGAAACATCAGCTCCTTCCGCACCGGATCTAGACCATTGACAATATACGACTCTAGCACCCAGCCTTTCCGCCCGTGCAGCTACACATTCGTTGCTGAGGAGGACTGGTTCAAGTTCAATCATTCATATATCATGTCTACAAATTTCGCAACTAAATATACAGATGGGGTCCCTTTGGTACTAGATTGGGTTGTTGGTAATAAAAGTTGTTCGGAAGCCACCAAGATGGGATCACAGTATGCATGCCAAGCCATGAACAGTGAATGCATCGATGTCTCCAATGGCCCTGGTTACCGCTGCAACTGCTCTCAAGGTTATGAGGGCAATCCCTACCTACAAGGAGGGTGCCAAG ATATCAATGAGTGCGAACCTCCAAACCAGTCCTTCTACCCTTGCAAAGGTAATTGCAGAAATACCGACGGAAACTACGTCTGTCTCTGCCCATCAGGATTCAGGAGCGATGATCCCAATAGCATACCCTGCGTTCCAGCTGACCCAAAGAAAGCGCTGAAGGTTGTTTTAG gcatattCTTCTGTGTTGTCTTCCTCATGGTTTGTATCTTTGCTCTACGGGCTGAGTATCAGAAAAGGAAGCTTGCCAAAGAGAAGGACAAATTCTTTGATCAGAATGGTGGTCAGATATTATATCGCCAAATTATGTCAAAAGAAGTCGACACATTGAAGATATTTACACaagaagatctgaagaaggctacaaacaatTTTGACAAGAGCAAAGAACTGGGCAGGGGTGGTCATGGCACTGTCTACAAGGGCATTCTGAAGGATGACAGGGTAGTGGCCGTCAAACGCTCAAAGATAATGAACGTGGCCGAAACTGATGAATTTGTGCAGGAGATTATTATACTTTCACAGACCAACCACCGGAATGTGGTCAGGCTTCTAGGGTGCTGCTTAGAGGTGGAAGTCCCCATACTGGTCTATGAATTCATCCCAAATGGCACTCTATTTGAGTTCATCCATCGTAGCTACGGGAGTCCACCGCCCTCGCTGGACACCCGTCTCAGGGTCGCTCAAGAATCCGCCGAAGCACTGGCATATTTGCATCTGTCCATGAACCACCCTATAGTGCACGGGGATGTCAAGTCTATGAACATTCTCTTGGACGACAACTACATGGCGAAGGTGACTGACTTTGGGGCGTCAAGGATGCTCCCCAAGGACGCGGCCCAGTTCATGACGATGGTGCAGGGCACCCTGGGTTACCTGGACCCCGAGTACCTGCAAGAGCGACAGCTCACGGAGAAGAGTGATGTCTACAGTTTCGGGGTCGTGCTGCTGGAGCTGATCACAGGGAAGACGGCGATCTATAACGATGGGCCCAATGAAGGCAAGAGCCTCGTGCGGTCCTTCCTGCTCGCGATGAAGGAGGACAGCCTAGAGGACATCCTGGACCCGAGCATCGTGCGCGCAGGGACGGCGACGCTGCTGGGGGAAGTGGCCGCGCTGGGGAGGATGTGCTTGGGTCCCATGGGTGAAGAGAGGCCATCCATGACCGAGGTGGCCGACAGGCTGAAGGCTCTGCGAAGCACCTGGAGGGAAGAGCTGGTGCTGGACCGTGCCGTGACGGAAAATATGGTCGTGCACATGCCACCTGCGGCAGCTCCGATGCCTTTGGATCTCGCGTCATCGTCCTCGGGAGCCCCCTCGACGGTGCCGTACATGTCCGGAATGGGCATGGAGTCTCTCAGATGA
- the LOC123088009 gene encoding wall-associated receptor kinase 3 isoform X1 has protein sequence MQMPAPSAHHHQYGTSASGDFARPEVCPLLPAPAPAPPLQIRVSDATRLPRSRVRLLRHAALGATRPCKKLLLLFTATLNLQHSTIAYGSESSGSIRMARPDCPDKCGNVSIPYPFGTEKGCFQGPFSVTCNASGPYLASTRVRILDINLTMGEIRVLNPRIAWECNYTDGTNSNGSDGLRLDPFHKLSNTKNKLISIGCATLGFIGGMTKGENQISFPIVNSCFSFCTDASSMNGSTECGGMGCCQIPFPGNISSFRTGSRPLTIYDSSTQPFRPCSYTFVAEEDWFKFNHSYIMSTNFATKYTDGVPLVLDWVVGNKSCSEATKMGSQYACQAMNSECIDVSNGPGYRCNCSQGYEGNPYLQGGCQDINECEPPNQSFYPCKGNCRNTDGNYVCLCPSGFRSDDPNSIPCVPADPKKALKVVLGIFFCVVFLMVCIFALRAEYQKRKLAKEKDKFFDQNGGQILYRQIMSKEVDTLKIFTQEDLKKATNNFDKSKELGRGGHGTVYKGILKDDRVVAVKRSKIMNVAETDEFVQEIIILSQTNHRNVVRLLGCCLEVEVPILVYEFIPNGTLFEFIHRSYGSPPPSLDTRLRVAQESAEALAYLHLSMNHPIVHGDVKSMNILLDDNYMAKVTDFGASRMLPKDAAQFMTMVQGTLGYLDPEYLQERQLTEKSDVYSFGVVLLELITGKTAIYNDGPNEGKSLVRSFLLAMKEDSLEDILDPSIVRAGTATLLGEVAALGRMCLGPMGEERPSMTEVADRLKALRSTWREELVLDRAVTENMVVHMPPAAAPMPLDLASSSSGAPSTVPYMSGMGMESLR, from the exons ATGCAGATGCCTGCTCCATCTGCGCACCACCACCAGTACGGAACCTCCGCTTCCGGCGATTTCGCGCGGCCGGAGGTCTGTCCCCTCCTACCGGCGCCGGCGCCAGCGCCGCCACTTCAGATCCGGGTATCTGACGCTACCCGCCTGCCCCGCAGCCGTGTTCGGCTGTTGCGCCATGCTGCGCTCGGCGCTACCAGGCCCTGTAAG AAGCTCTTACTACTTTTCACCGCCACCCTAAACCTGCAGCATAGTACTATCGCTTATGGGTCTGAGTCCTCTGGGAGCATCCGCATGGCGCGGCCTGACTGCCCAGACAAGTGTGGTAACGTCAGCATCCCGTACCCGTTCGGCACCGAGAAAGGCTGCTTCCAAGGACCCTTTAGTGTCACATGCAATGCCAGTGGGCCATATCTAGCTTCAACCAGAGTTAGGATACTGGACATCAATCTTACCATGGGTGAGATTCGTGTTCTGAACCCACGTATAGCATGGGAATGCAACTACACAGACGGCACCAATAGCAACGGTTCGGATGGGTTAAGACTTGATccttttcataagctttccaacaccaAGAACAAGTTGATATCGATCGGTTGTGCTACACTTGGATTTATCGGAGGAATGACCAAGGGCGAGAACCAGATTTCGTTCCCCATTGTTAACTCATGCTTTTCATTCTGCACTGACGCAAGTAGCATGAATGGTAGCACAGAGTGCGGTGGCATGGGTTGCTGCCAAATCCCCTTTCCAGGAAACATCAGCTCCTTCCGCACCGGATCTAGACCATTGACAATATACGACTCTAGCACCCAGCCTTTCCGCCCGTGCAGCTACACATTCGTTGCTGAGGAGGACTGGTTCAAGTTCAATCATTCATATATCATGTCTACAAATTTCGCAACTAAATATACAGATGGGGTCCCTTTGGTACTAGATTGGGTTGTTGGTAATAAAAGTTGTTCGGAAGCCACCAAGATGGGATCACAGTATGCATGCCAAGCCATGAACAGTGAATGCATCGATGTCTCCAATGGCCCTGGTTACCGCTGCAACTGCTCTCAAGGTTATGAGGGCAATCCCTACCTACAAGGAGGGTGCCAAG ATATCAATGAGTGCGAACCTCCAAACCAGTCCTTCTACCCTTGCAAAGGTAATTGCAGAAATACCGACGGAAACTACGTCTGTCTCTGCCCATCAGGATTCAGGAGCGATGATCCCAATAGCATACCCTGCGTTCCAGCTGACCCAAAGAAAGCGCTGAAGGTTGTTTTAG gcatattCTTCTGTGTTGTCTTCCTCATGGTTTGTATCTTTGCTCTACGGGCTGAGTATCAGAAAAGGAAGCTTGCCAAAGAGAAGGACAAATTCTTTGATCAGAATGGTGGTCAGATATTATATCGCCAAATTATGTCAAAAGAAGTCGACACATTGAAGATATTTACACaagaagatctgaagaaggctacaaacaatTTTGACAAGAGCAAAGAACTGGGCAGGGGTGGTCATGGCACTGTCTACAAGGGCATTCTGAAGGATGACAGGGTAGTGGCCGTCAAACGCTCAAAGATAATGAACGTGGCCGAAACTGATGAATTTGTGCAGGAGATTATTATACTTTCACAGACCAACCACCGGAATGTGGTCAGGCTTCTAGGGTGCTGCTTAGAGGTGGAAGTCCCCATACTGGTCTATGAATTCATCCCAAATGGCACTCTATTTGAGTTCATCCATCGTAGCTACGGGAGTCCACCGCCCTCGCTGGACACCCGTCTCAGGGTCGCTCAAGAATCCGCCGAAGCACTGGCATATTTGCATCTGTCCATGAACCACCCTATAGTGCACGGGGATGTCAAGTCTATGAACATTCTCTTGGACGACAACTACATGGCGAAGGTGACTGACTTTGGGGCGTCAAGGATGCTCCCCAAGGACGCGGCCCAGTTCATGACGATGGTGCAGGGCACCCTGGGTTACCTGGACCCCGAGTACCTGCAAGAGCGACAGCTCACGGAGAAGAGTGATGTCTACAGTTTCGGGGTCGTGCTGCTGGAGCTGATCACAGGGAAGACGGCGATCTATAACGATGGGCCCAATGAAGGCAAGAGCCTCGTGCGGTCCTTCCTGCTCGCGATGAAGGAGGACAGCCTAGAGGACATCCTGGACCCGAGCATCGTGCGCGCAGGGACGGCGACGCTGCTGGGGGAAGTGGCCGCGCTGGGGAGGATGTGCTTGGGTCCCATGGGTGAAGAGAGGCCATCCATGACCGAGGTGGCCGACAGGCTGAAGGCTCTGCGAAGCACCTGGAGGGAAGAGCTGGTGCTGGACCGTGCCGTGACGGAAAATATGGTCGTGCACATGCCACCTGCGGCAGCTCCGATGCCTTTGGATCTCGCGTCATCGTCCTCGGGAGCCCCCTCGACGGTGCCGTACATGTCCGGAATGGGCATGGAGTCTCTCAGATGA
- the LOC123088009 gene encoding wall-associated receptor kinase 3 isoform X3, translating into MVWSLTAGQKLLLLFTATLNLQHSTIAYGSESSGSIRMARPDCPDKCGNVSIPYPFGTEKGCFQGPFSVTCNASGPYLASTRVRILDINLTMGEIRVLNPRIAWECNYTDGTNSNGSDGLRLDPFHKLSNTKNKLISIGCATLGFIGGMTKGENQISFPIVNSCFSFCTDASSMNGSTECGGMGCCQIPFPGNISSFRTGSRPLTIYDSSTQPFRPCSYTFVAEEDWFKFNHSYIMSTNFATKYTDGVPLVLDWVVGNKSCSEATKMGSQYACQAMNSECIDVSNGPGYRCNCSQGYEGNPYLQGGCQDINECEPPNQSFYPCKGNCRNTDGNYVCLCPSGFRSDDPNSIPCVPADPKKALKVVLGIFFCVVFLMVCIFALRAEYQKRKLAKEKDKFFDQNGGQILYRQIMSKEVDTLKIFTQEDLKKATNNFDKSKELGRGGHGTVYKGILKDDRVVAVKRSKIMNVAETDEFVQEIIILSQTNHRNVVRLLGCCLEVEVPILVYEFIPNGTLFEFIHRSYGSPPPSLDTRLRVAQESAEALAYLHLSMNHPIVHGDVKSMNILLDDNYMAKVTDFGASRMLPKDAAQFMTMVQGTLGYLDPEYLQERQLTEKSDVYSFGVVLLELITGKTAIYNDGPNEGKSLVRSFLLAMKEDSLEDILDPSIVRAGTATLLGEVAALGRMCLGPMGEERPSMTEVADRLKALRSTWREELVLDRAVTENMVVHMPPAAAPMPLDLASSSSGAPSTVPYMSGMGMESLR; encoded by the exons ATGGTCTGGTCGCTGACTGCGG GACAGAAGCTCTTACTACTTTTCACCGCCACCCTAAACCTGCAGCATAGTACTATCGCTTATGGGTCTGAGTCCTCTGGGAGCATCCGCATGGCGCGGCCTGACTGCCCAGACAAGTGTGGTAACGTCAGCATCCCGTACCCGTTCGGCACCGAGAAAGGCTGCTTCCAAGGACCCTTTAGTGTCACATGCAATGCCAGTGGGCCATATCTAGCTTCAACCAGAGTTAGGATACTGGACATCAATCTTACCATGGGTGAGATTCGTGTTCTGAACCCACGTATAGCATGGGAATGCAACTACACAGACGGCACCAATAGCAACGGTTCGGATGGGTTAAGACTTGATccttttcataagctttccaacaccaAGAACAAGTTGATATCGATCGGTTGTGCTACACTTGGATTTATCGGAGGAATGACCAAGGGCGAGAACCAGATTTCGTTCCCCATTGTTAACTCATGCTTTTCATTCTGCACTGACGCAAGTAGCATGAATGGTAGCACAGAGTGCGGTGGCATGGGTTGCTGCCAAATCCCCTTTCCAGGAAACATCAGCTCCTTCCGCACCGGATCTAGACCATTGACAATATACGACTCTAGCACCCAGCCTTTCCGCCCGTGCAGCTACACATTCGTTGCTGAGGAGGACTGGTTCAAGTTCAATCATTCATATATCATGTCTACAAATTTCGCAACTAAATATACAGATGGGGTCCCTTTGGTACTAGATTGGGTTGTTGGTAATAAAAGTTGTTCGGAAGCCACCAAGATGGGATCACAGTATGCATGCCAAGCCATGAACAGTGAATGCATCGATGTCTCCAATGGCCCTGGTTACCGCTGCAACTGCTCTCAAGGTTATGAGGGCAATCCCTACCTACAAGGAGGGTGCCAAG ATATCAATGAGTGCGAACCTCCAAACCAGTCCTTCTACCCTTGCAAAGGTAATTGCAGAAATACCGACGGAAACTACGTCTGTCTCTGCCCATCAGGATTCAGGAGCGATGATCCCAATAGCATACCCTGCGTTCCAGCTGACCCAAAGAAAGCGCTGAAGGTTGTTTTAG gcatattCTTCTGTGTTGTCTTCCTCATGGTTTGTATCTTTGCTCTACGGGCTGAGTATCAGAAAAGGAAGCTTGCCAAAGAGAAGGACAAATTCTTTGATCAGAATGGTGGTCAGATATTATATCGCCAAATTATGTCAAAAGAAGTCGACACATTGAAGATATTTACACaagaagatctgaagaaggctacaaacaatTTTGACAAGAGCAAAGAACTGGGCAGGGGTGGTCATGGCACTGTCTACAAGGGCATTCTGAAGGATGACAGGGTAGTGGCCGTCAAACGCTCAAAGATAATGAACGTGGCCGAAACTGATGAATTTGTGCAGGAGATTATTATACTTTCACAGACCAACCACCGGAATGTGGTCAGGCTTCTAGGGTGCTGCTTAGAGGTGGAAGTCCCCATACTGGTCTATGAATTCATCCCAAATGGCACTCTATTTGAGTTCATCCATCGTAGCTACGGGAGTCCACCGCCCTCGCTGGACACCCGTCTCAGGGTCGCTCAAGAATCCGCCGAAGCACTGGCATATTTGCATCTGTCCATGAACCACCCTATAGTGCACGGGGATGTCAAGTCTATGAACATTCTCTTGGACGACAACTACATGGCGAAGGTGACTGACTTTGGGGCGTCAAGGATGCTCCCCAAGGACGCGGCCCAGTTCATGACGATGGTGCAGGGCACCCTGGGTTACCTGGACCCCGAGTACCTGCAAGAGCGACAGCTCACGGAGAAGAGTGATGTCTACAGTTTCGGGGTCGTGCTGCTGGAGCTGATCACAGGGAAGACGGCGATCTATAACGATGGGCCCAATGAAGGCAAGAGCCTCGTGCGGTCCTTCCTGCTCGCGATGAAGGAGGACAGCCTAGAGGACATCCTGGACCCGAGCATCGTGCGCGCAGGGACGGCGACGCTGCTGGGGGAAGTGGCCGCGCTGGGGAGGATGTGCTTGGGTCCCATGGGTGAAGAGAGGCCATCCATGACCGAGGTGGCCGACAGGCTGAAGGCTCTGCGAAGCACCTGGAGGGAAGAGCTGGTGCTGGACCGTGCCGTGACGGAAAATATGGTCGTGCACATGCCACCTGCGGCAGCTCCGATGCCTTTGGATCTCGCGTCATCGTCCTCGGGAGCCCCCTCGACGGTGCCGTACATGTCCGGAATGGGCATGGAGTCTCTCAGATGA
- the LOC123088009 gene encoding wall-associated receptor kinase 3 isoform X4, protein MARPDCPDKCGNVSIPYPFGTEKGCFQGPFSVTCNASGPYLASTRVRILDINLTMGEIRVLNPRIAWECNYTDGTNSNGSDGLRLDPFHKLSNTKNKLISIGCATLGFIGGMTKGENQISFPIVNSCFSFCTDASSMNGSTECGGMGCCQIPFPGNISSFRTGSRPLTIYDSSTQPFRPCSYTFVAEEDWFKFNHSYIMSTNFATKYTDGVPLVLDWVVGNKSCSEATKMGSQYACQAMNSECIDVSNGPGYRCNCSQGYEGNPYLQGGCQDINECEPPNQSFYPCKGNCRNTDGNYVCLCPSGFRSDDPNSIPCVPADPKKALKVVLGIFFCVVFLMVCIFALRAEYQKRKLAKEKDKFFDQNGGQILYRQIMSKEVDTLKIFTQEDLKKATNNFDKSKELGRGGHGTVYKGILKDDRVVAVKRSKIMNVAETDEFVQEIIILSQTNHRNVVRLLGCCLEVEVPILVYEFIPNGTLFEFIHRSYGSPPPSLDTRLRVAQESAEALAYLHLSMNHPIVHGDVKSMNILLDDNYMAKVTDFGASRMLPKDAAQFMTMVQGTLGYLDPEYLQERQLTEKSDVYSFGVVLLELITGKTAIYNDGPNEGKSLVRSFLLAMKEDSLEDILDPSIVRAGTATLLGEVAALGRMCLGPMGEERPSMTEVADRLKALRSTWREELVLDRAVTENMVVHMPPAAAPMPLDLASSSSGAPSTVPYMSGMGMESLR, encoded by the exons ATGGCGCGGCCTGACTGCCCAGACAAGTGTGGTAACGTCAGCATCCCGTACCCGTTCGGCACCGAGAAAGGCTGCTTCCAAGGACCCTTTAGTGTCACATGCAATGCCAGTGGGCCATATCTAGCTTCAACCAGAGTTAGGATACTGGACATCAATCTTACCATGGGTGAGATTCGTGTTCTGAACCCACGTATAGCATGGGAATGCAACTACACAGACGGCACCAATAGCAACGGTTCGGATGGGTTAAGACTTGATccttttcataagctttccaacaccaAGAACAAGTTGATATCGATCGGTTGTGCTACACTTGGATTTATCGGAGGAATGACCAAGGGCGAGAACCAGATTTCGTTCCCCATTGTTAACTCATGCTTTTCATTCTGCACTGACGCAAGTAGCATGAATGGTAGCACAGAGTGCGGTGGCATGGGTTGCTGCCAAATCCCCTTTCCAGGAAACATCAGCTCCTTCCGCACCGGATCTAGACCATTGACAATATACGACTCTAGCACCCAGCCTTTCCGCCCGTGCAGCTACACATTCGTTGCTGAGGAGGACTGGTTCAAGTTCAATCATTCATATATCATGTCTACAAATTTCGCAACTAAATATACAGATGGGGTCCCTTTGGTACTAGATTGGGTTGTTGGTAATAAAAGTTGTTCGGAAGCCACCAAGATGGGATCACAGTATGCATGCCAAGCCATGAACAGTGAATGCATCGATGTCTCCAATGGCCCTGGTTACCGCTGCAACTGCTCTCAAGGTTATGAGGGCAATCCCTACCTACAAGGAGGGTGCCAAG ATATCAATGAGTGCGAACCTCCAAACCAGTCCTTCTACCCTTGCAAAGGTAATTGCAGAAATACCGACGGAAACTACGTCTGTCTCTGCCCATCAGGATTCAGGAGCGATGATCCCAATAGCATACCCTGCGTTCCAGCTGACCCAAAGAAAGCGCTGAAGGTTGTTTTAG gcatattCTTCTGTGTTGTCTTCCTCATGGTTTGTATCTTTGCTCTACGGGCTGAGTATCAGAAAAGGAAGCTTGCCAAAGAGAAGGACAAATTCTTTGATCAGAATGGTGGTCAGATATTATATCGCCAAATTATGTCAAAAGAAGTCGACACATTGAAGATATTTACACaagaagatctgaagaaggctacaaacaatTTTGACAAGAGCAAAGAACTGGGCAGGGGTGGTCATGGCACTGTCTACAAGGGCATTCTGAAGGATGACAGGGTAGTGGCCGTCAAACGCTCAAAGATAATGAACGTGGCCGAAACTGATGAATTTGTGCAGGAGATTATTATACTTTCACAGACCAACCACCGGAATGTGGTCAGGCTTCTAGGGTGCTGCTTAGAGGTGGAAGTCCCCATACTGGTCTATGAATTCATCCCAAATGGCACTCTATTTGAGTTCATCCATCGTAGCTACGGGAGTCCACCGCCCTCGCTGGACACCCGTCTCAGGGTCGCTCAAGAATCCGCCGAAGCACTGGCATATTTGCATCTGTCCATGAACCACCCTATAGTGCACGGGGATGTCAAGTCTATGAACATTCTCTTGGACGACAACTACATGGCGAAGGTGACTGACTTTGGGGCGTCAAGGATGCTCCCCAAGGACGCGGCCCAGTTCATGACGATGGTGCAGGGCACCCTGGGTTACCTGGACCCCGAGTACCTGCAAGAGCGACAGCTCACGGAGAAGAGTGATGTCTACAGTTTCGGGGTCGTGCTGCTGGAGCTGATCACAGGGAAGACGGCGATCTATAACGATGGGCCCAATGAAGGCAAGAGCCTCGTGCGGTCCTTCCTGCTCGCGATGAAGGAGGACAGCCTAGAGGACATCCTGGACCCGAGCATCGTGCGCGCAGGGACGGCGACGCTGCTGGGGGAAGTGGCCGCGCTGGGGAGGATGTGCTTGGGTCCCATGGGTGAAGAGAGGCCATCCATGACCGAGGTGGCCGACAGGCTGAAGGCTCTGCGAAGCACCTGGAGGGAAGAGCTGGTGCTGGACCGTGCCGTGACGGAAAATATGGTCGTGCACATGCCACCTGCGGCAGCTCCGATGCCTTTGGATCTCGCGTCATCGTCCTCGGGAGCCCCCTCGACGGTGCCGTACATGTCCGGAATGGGCATGGAGTCTCTCAGATGA